Proteins encoded by one window of Calidithermus timidus DSM 17022:
- a CDS encoding ring-cleaving dioxygenase → MESVTGIHHITAMATKAQRNLDFYAGVLGMRLVKKSVNQDDPGTYHLFYADAEGRPGTDLTFFPWENLAAPRKGTGLAVEVQLAVPQGSLEFWAERLQRYGVRLGEGEVRFGERALPFQDPDGLELALVESGPRPFTPWEHSTIPEDKQIMGLHGARLWERELYPTAQFLSQALGFVSAGQEKGWNRFVVNGGGSGNFLDIKELPKLPQGRWGRGSIHHLAWRVESTAHQMAVRARIEAAGMRATPQIDRFWFKSVYFNEPGGVLFELATDGPGFAVDEDLAHLGEKLVLPPWLEPQRARIEAVLPELHLPQAEVRP, encoded by the coding sequence ATGGAAAGCGTGACTGGAATCCACCACATCACCGCGATGGCCACCAAGGCCCAGCGTAACCTCGACTTCTACGCCGGGGTTCTGGGGATGCGGCTGGTGAAGAAGAGCGTCAACCAGGACGACCCCGGCACCTATCACCTCTTCTACGCCGACGCCGAGGGGCGGCCCGGCACCGACCTCACCTTCTTCCCCTGGGAGAACCTGGCCGCCCCGCGCAAGGGCACCGGCCTGGCCGTCGAGGTGCAGCTCGCCGTGCCGCAGGGCAGCCTGGAGTTCTGGGCCGAGCGCCTGCAGCGCTACGGGGTCAGGCTGGGCGAGGGGGAGGTGCGCTTCGGGGAGCGGGCCCTGCCCTTCCAGGACCCCGACGGCCTCGAGCTGGCGTTGGTGGAGAGCGGCCCCCGCCCCTTCACCCCCTGGGAGCACAGCACCATCCCCGAGGACAAGCAGATCATGGGGCTGCACGGGGCGCGGCTGTGGGAGCGCGAGCTCTACCCCACCGCACAGTTCCTGAGCCAGGCCTTGGGCTTCGTGAGCGCGGGCCAGGAGAAGGGCTGGAACCGCTTCGTGGTCAATGGCGGCGGCTCGGGCAATTTCCTCGACATCAAGGAGCTGCCCAAGCTCCCACAGGGCCGTTGGGGCCGCGGCAGCATTCACCACCTGGCCTGGCGGGTGGAGAGCACCGCCCACCAAATGGCCGTGCGCGCCCGCATCGAAGCCGCTGGGATGCGGGCGACACCCCAGATCGACCGCTTCTGGTTCAAGTCGGTCTACTTCAACGAGCCGGGCGGGGTGCTGTTCGAGCTCGCCACCGACGGCCCCGGCTTTGCCGTGGACGAAGACCTGGCCCACTTGGGCGAGAAGCTGGTGCTGCCGCCGTGGCTCGAGCCCCAGCGCGCGCGCATCGAGGCCGTGCTGCCCGAGCTGCACCTGCCCCAAGCCGAGGTGCGGCCATGA
- a CDS encoding alpha/beta hydrolase, with the protein MSAELGFVHRFEPGDSQATLLVLHGTGGNEHELIGLARELAPAAKLLSPRGKVLENGAPRFFRRLAMGVFDEADLKAQAADLARFVQDAAERYGFDAGRVYALGYSNGANMAAALMLLHPEALAGGVLLRPVLPLEPPTPPKLRGKAAFLAAGRRDPWAPGERVEALAGRLEQAGAKVELRWQNAGHELHPEELKAAQAWLARHLA; encoded by the coding sequence ATGAGCGCCGAGCTGGGCTTCGTCCATCGCTTCGAACCAGGGGACTCACAGGCCACGCTACTGGTACTGCACGGCACCGGGGGCAACGAGCACGAGCTCATCGGGCTGGCCCGCGAACTCGCCCCCGCCGCCAAGCTGCTCTCGCCGCGCGGGAAGGTGCTCGAGAACGGTGCTCCTCGCTTCTTCCGGCGGCTGGCGATGGGCGTGTTCGACGAGGCCGACCTCAAAGCCCAAGCCGCCGACCTCGCCCGCTTCGTGCAGGACGCCGCCGAGCGCTACGGCTTCGACGCGGGCCGGGTGTACGCCCTGGGCTACTCCAACGGGGCCAACATGGCCGCGGCGCTGATGCTGCTGCACCCCGAGGCACTGGCCGGGGGCGTGCTGCTGCGCCCGGTGCTCCCCCTCGAGCCCCCCACCCCCCCGAAGCTGCGGGGCAAGGCGGCCTTCCTGGCCGCGGGCCGCCGCGACCCCTGGGCCCCGGGCGAGCGCGTCGAGGCCTTAGCAGGGCGGCTCGAGCAGGCCGGAGCTAAGGTCGAGCTGCGCTGGCAGAACGCCGGGCACGAACTGCACCCCGAAGAACTGAAGGCGGCGCAGGCCTGGTTGGCGCGACATCTAGCCTGA
- a CDS encoding flavin reductase family protein, with amino-acid sequence MEFDFAQLKPQERYKLLTALVVPRPIAWVTTLNRDGSVNAAPFSFFNAMGSDPGVLVISVGNHERARPKDTAANIKRSGFFVVHMVSEALAPAMNLTATEFPEGMSEVEAAGLELTPSAQVPVPRIAQAPAGFECKLHSVLEIGHNRLIIGEVLQAFVHDEFVADAHRLHIKTEALHLIGRMHGRGGYTRTREIFEMPRISLEEWQSRQAEKTP; translated from the coding sequence ATGGAATTCGACTTTGCCCAGCTCAAACCCCAGGAACGCTACAAACTCCTGACCGCCCTGGTGGTGCCCCGCCCCATCGCCTGGGTCACCACCCTCAACCGCGACGGCTCGGTGAACGCCGCCCCCTTCAGCTTTTTCAACGCGATGGGCTCCGACCCCGGCGTACTGGTGATCTCGGTGGGCAATCACGAGCGAGCCCGGCCCAAGGACACCGCCGCCAACATCAAGCGCAGCGGCTTTTTCGTGGTGCATATGGTCAGCGAGGCGTTGGCCCCCGCCATGAACCTCACCGCCACCGAGTTTCCCGAGGGCATGAGCGAGGTGGAGGCTGCGGGGCTCGAGCTCACCCCCTCCGCCCAGGTTCCGGTGCCCCGCATCGCCCAGGCCCCGGCGGGCTTCGAGTGCAAGCTGCACAGCGTGCTCGAGATCGGGCACAACCGGCTGATCATCGGTGAGGTGCTCCAGGCCTTCGTGCACGATGAGTTCGTAGCCGATGCCCACAGGCTCCACATCAAGACCGAGGCCCTGCACCTCATCGGGCGGATGCATGGGCGAGGCGGCTACACCCGCACCCGCGAGATCTTCGAGATGCCGCGCATCAGCCTCGAGGAGTGGCAGAGCCGGCAAGCGGAGAAAACCCCATGA
- a CDS encoding VOC family protein: protein MNTLALTGLSLRVQDLERQLAFYRDLLGLEVLHSEGGRSALSPAGRSFTLTLVHEPTAPLRPQPTLGLYHFALLLPERKALAAVFRRLIEARYPNFQGASDHGVSEALYLADPEGNGIELYRDRPREQWPFHGDKLAMVSKRLDLDNLLAESAHSAPLDPETTLGHIHLHVASLDEAEHFFRQFGMEVMQGDYPGARFLAADGYHHHVGINLWARGRTAPPESTGLLEYTLWLEPSRKERLSSLTLSDPNGARVRVEGR, encoded by the coding sequence ATGAATACCCTGGCCCTCACCGGCCTCAGCCTGCGCGTGCAGGACCTCGAGCGCCAACTGGCCTTCTACCGCGACCTGCTGGGGCTCGAGGTCCTGCATTCCGAGGGGGGCCGCAGCGCGCTCTCCCCTGCCGGGCGCAGCTTCACCCTCACCCTCGTCCACGAGCCCACCGCCCCCCTGCGCCCCCAGCCCACGCTGGGCCTGTACCACTTCGCCCTACTGCTCCCCGAGCGCAAGGCGCTGGCCGCAGTGTTCCGGCGGCTGATCGAGGCGCGCTACCCCAACTTCCAGGGCGCCTCCGACCACGGCGTCTCCGAGGCCTTGTACCTGGCCGACCCCGAGGGCAACGGCATCGAGCTCTACCGCGACCGGCCCCGCGAGCAGTGGCCCTTCCACGGCGACAAGCTGGCGATGGTGAGCAAACGGCTGGATCTCGACAACCTTCTGGCCGAGTCTGCCCACAGCGCCCCACTCGACCCCGAGACCACCCTGGGCCACATCCACCTGCACGTCGCCAGCCTCGACGAGGCCGAGCACTTTTTCCGGCAGTTTGGCATGGAGGTCATGCAGGGCGACTACCCTGGCGCGCGCTTCCTAGCCGCCGACGGCTATCACCACCACGTCGGCATCAACCTCTGGGCCAGGGGCCGCACCGCTCCTCCGGAGTCCACGGGGCTGCTCGAGTACACCCTCTGGCTCGAGCCCTCAAGGAAGGAGCGCCTCAGCAGCCTGACCCTGAGCGATCCCAACGGGGCTCGAGTGCGGGTCGAGGGTCGGTAG
- the ispG gene encoding flavodoxin-dependent (E)-4-hydroxy-3-methylbut-2-enyl-diphosphate synthase, whose amino-acid sequence MLSPRRKTPTVWVGRVPLGGDHPVAVQSMTNTATADVEATVGQVWALAKAGSELVRLTVNDDDAAKAVPEIKARLLDLGVDVPLVGDFHFNGHLLLRKYPTMAAALDKLRINPGTVGKGKQQDPNFKTMCEVAVELGKPVRIGVNWGSLDQGLLTEMMDANAKSANPKDAHQVTLEACVESAIRSYEWALKYGLRPEQVVLSAKISNAPDLWWVYRELARRTDAVLHLGLTEAGMGPKGIVASAAGLVPLLSEGIGDTIRVSLTPAPGEPRTREVEVALEILQSIGLRQFNPTVSSCPGCGRTTSSFFQELALQVSRQLNQNMPLWRSQYPGVEQLKVAVMGCVVNGPGESKHADIGISLPGTGEHPRAPVYIDGQLATTLQGDRIAEDFMSLVNDYIERRFGKGARQAQDAKR is encoded by the coding sequence ATGTTGAGCCCTCGTCGCAAGACCCCCACCGTGTGGGTCGGCAGAGTTCCCCTCGGCGGCGATCACCCGGTCGCCGTGCAATCCATGACCAACACCGCCACCGCCGACGTGGAGGCTACCGTGGGCCAGGTCTGGGCGCTGGCCAAGGCCGGCTCGGAACTCGTGCGCCTGACCGTCAACGACGACGACGCGGCCAAGGCCGTACCCGAGATCAAAGCCCGGCTGCTGGACCTAGGCGTGGATGTGCCGCTGGTGGGCGACTTTCACTTCAACGGCCACCTGCTGCTGCGCAAATACCCCACCATGGCCGCCGCACTCGACAAGCTGCGCATCAACCCTGGCACCGTGGGCAAGGGCAAGCAGCAAGACCCCAACTTCAAGACCATGTGCGAGGTCGCCGTGGAGCTGGGCAAACCGGTGCGCATCGGCGTGAACTGGGGCTCGCTCGACCAGGGCCTCCTGACCGAGATGATGGACGCCAACGCCAAGAGCGCCAACCCCAAGGACGCGCACCAGGTGACGCTCGAGGCCTGCGTGGAGTCGGCCATCCGCAGCTACGAGTGGGCCCTGAAGTACGGCCTGCGCCCCGAGCAGGTTGTGCTCTCGGCCAAGATCTCCAACGCCCCCGACCTCTGGTGGGTCTACCGCGAACTCGCCCGCCGCACCGACGCCGTGCTGCACCTGGGCCTCACCGAAGCAGGCATGGGCCCCAAGGGCATCGTGGCCTCGGCAGCCGGCCTGGTGCCCCTGCTCAGCGAGGGCATCGGCGACACCATCCGGGTCTCGCTCACCCCGGCCCCCGGCGAACCCCGCACCCGCGAGGTGGAAGTGGCCCTCGAGATCCTCCAGAGCATCGGCCTGCGCCAGTTCAACCCCACCGTCTCGAGCTGCCCCGGCTGCGGGCGCACCACCAGCAGCTTCTTCCAGGAGCTGGCCCTGCAGGTCTCGCGGCAACTCAACCAGAACATGCCCCTCTGGCGCAGCCAGTACCCCGGCGTGGAGCAGCTCAAGGTAGCGGTGATGGGCTGCGTGGTCAACGGCCCTGGTGAATCCAAGCACGCCGACATCGGCATCTCGCTGCCCGGCACCGGCGAGCACCCCCGCGCCCCGGTCTACATCGACGGGCAGCTCGCCACCACCCTCCAGGGCGACCGCATCGCCGAAGACTTCATGAGTCTGGTCAACGACTACATCGAGAGGCGCTTTGGCAAGGGCGCACGCCAAGCGCAAGATGCCAAACGCTAA
- a CDS encoding DNA adenine methylase — translation MVKYIGSKRALLPWIIGVIETIHHQEAVHSVVDLFSGTARVGHALKKRGFYVISNDLMSYAHVLAQALIEADAHVYSRERLEPVLRRLSALPPRAGWFTRAYCEQSRYFQPHNGARIEAIREGLEAEAQGDPLLRAILLTSLMLAADRVDSTTGIQMAYLKQWAKRSYNELRLEYPPLLPGRGQALQGDALEVAKGLEADLFYLDPPYNQHSYLGNYHVWETLALWDRPQTYGVAHKRVDVRERKSAFNSRRFCREALQRLLGSIRARHLVVSFNDEGFFQAREIEAMLRDWGYVRRLTRPHTRYVGARIGIYNPRGQKVGKVSHTENHEFLFVATHSREVHEAVARAAGAAAD, via the coding sequence ATGGTCAAGTACATCGGCTCCAAGCGTGCTCTGCTGCCCTGGATCATCGGAGTCATCGAGACCATTCACCATCAGGAAGCTGTTCACTCCGTGGTAGACCTGTTTTCAGGCACGGCCAGGGTCGGCCACGCGCTCAAGAAGCGGGGGTTTTACGTCATCAGCAACGACCTGATGAGCTACGCCCACGTGCTGGCGCAGGCCCTGATCGAAGCCGATGCCCACGTGTACAGCCGGGAACGCCTCGAGCCCGTCCTCCGGCGGCTGAGCGCCCTGCCGCCCCGGGCGGGCTGGTTCACCCGCGCCTACTGCGAGCAGTCGCGCTACTTCCAACCCCACAACGGCGCGCGCATCGAGGCCATCCGAGAAGGGCTCGAGGCCGAGGCCCAGGGCGACCCCCTGCTGCGGGCCATCCTGCTCACCAGCCTGATGCTCGCCGCCGACCGGGTGGACTCCACGACCGGCATCCAGATGGCCTATCTCAAGCAGTGGGCCAAGCGCTCGTACAACGAGTTGCGGCTGGAATACCCCCCCCTGCTGCCGGGCAGGGGGCAAGCCCTCCAGGGGGACGCGCTCGAGGTGGCGAAGGGCCTCGAGGCCGACCTCTTCTACCTCGACCCGCCCTACAACCAACATTCGTATCTGGGCAACTACCACGTCTGGGAAACCCTGGCCCTGTGGGACCGTCCCCAGACCTACGGCGTCGCCCACAAGCGGGTGGACGTGCGAGAGCGCAAAAGCGCCTTCAACTCCAGGCGCTTTTGCCGCGAGGCCCTGCAGCGCTTGCTGGGCTCGATCCGGGCCCGGCACTTAGTAGTCTCCTTTAACGACGAGGGCTTTTTCCAGGCTAGGGAGATCGAGGCTATGCTGCGCGACTGGGGCTACGTCCGCCGCCTCACCCGGCCCCACACCCGCTACGTAGGGGCACGCATCGGCATCTACAACCCACGGGGTCAGAAGGTGGGCAAGGTCTCGCACACCGAAAACCACGAGTTCCTGTTCGTAGCCACGCACAGCCGCGAGGTGCACGAGGCCGTGGCTCGAGCGGCAGGAGCAGCTGCCGACTGA
- a CDS encoding DinB family protein: MERAELQRIVAANDWVWEKWWPALRALSPEQAERAVGGSFPSIYATTLHLVAAEWAWLERLLGRSPEAWPGRDWAPDLAHLEARWREIAGQRRAYFEQAEPTTRVAYRPFMGKPSDNYVWEIAVHFTTHTHFHRGQLAGQFRLLGLEPPSAHPITFFRL, encoded by the coding sequence ATGGAACGAGCCGAGCTGCAACGGATCGTCGCGGCTAACGACTGGGTGTGGGAGAAGTGGTGGCCGGCCCTGCGGGCGCTGAGCCCTGAGCAGGCCGAGCGCGCGGTAGGCGGAAGCTTCCCCAGCATCTACGCCACCACCTTGCACCTGGTGGCAGCCGAGTGGGCCTGGCTCGAGCGGCTGCTGGGCCGCTCACCCGAGGCCTGGCCGGGGCGGGACTGGGCTCCCGACCTGGCCCACCTCGAGGCCCGCTGGCGCGAGATAGCCGGGCAGCGGCGGGCCTATTTCGAACAGGCCGAGCCCACCACCCGCGTGGCCTACCGGCCCTTCATGGGAAAGCCCAGCGATAACTACGTGTGGGAGATCGCGGTGCACTTCACCACCCACACCCACTTTCACCGCGGCCAGCTCGCTGGCCAATTCCGGCTGCTGGGCCTCGAGCCTCCCAGCGCCCACCCCATCACCTTCTTCCGGCTCTAA
- a CDS encoding M20 metallopeptidase family protein yields MDLTQRFIQLAPSMVAMRRDFHRHPELAFQEHRTSAKLAEYLEALGLEVTRGIATTGLMARLKGSRPGRTVLVRADIDALPIHEATGADYASQNPGVMHACGHDGHAAIAAHVAAALSELREEIAGELRFVFQPAEEIVQGARPMIEAGVMEGVDAVVGLHLWSQLPAGMVGVRSGPIMAAADAFTLSVRGRGAHAATPHLGTDPVLIGAHLITALQSLVSRETDPLLSSVITIATVTAGEGAHNIIPEQAELRGTLRTFDASLRQHLMRRIEELSSGLASAMGGSAEIAWRPGSPAVVNDPAMTERFRAIARERVGDRLIEIPPMMGGDDMAEFLLRAPGVYFWVGAGDPASGKDKPHHHPAFDIDDERALPLAAELLARTALDFLRG; encoded by the coding sequence ATGGACCTGACCCAGCGTTTCATCCAGCTTGCTCCCAGCATGGTCGCCATGCGCCGTGATTTTCACCGCCACCCCGAGCTGGCCTTCCAGGAACACCGCACCAGTGCGAAGCTGGCCGAATACCTCGAGGCCCTCGGCCTGGAGGTCACCCGCGGCATCGCCACCACCGGCCTGATGGCCCGGCTTAAAGGCAGCAGACCCGGGCGCACCGTGCTGGTGAGGGCCGACATCGACGCCTTGCCCATCCACGAGGCGACCGGAGCCGACTATGCCTCGCAGAACCCCGGCGTCATGCACGCCTGCGGTCACGATGGCCACGCCGCCATCGCCGCTCATGTGGCCGCGGCCCTGAGTGAGTTGCGCGAGGAGATCGCCGGTGAGCTGCGCTTTGTGTTCCAGCCTGCTGAGGAGATCGTGCAGGGGGCCCGCCCCATGATCGAAGCCGGGGTGATGGAGGGGGTGGATGCGGTGGTGGGGCTGCACCTGTGGAGCCAGCTACCTGCTGGGATGGTGGGGGTGCGCTCCGGCCCCATCATGGCGGCCGCTGATGCCTTCACCCTTAGCGTGCGGGGCCGCGGAGCCCACGCCGCCACCCCTCACCTGGGCACCGACCCGGTGCTGATCGGGGCGCACCTCATCACCGCCTTGCAGAGCTTAGTCAGCCGCGAGACCGACCCGCTGCTGTCGTCGGTGATCACCATCGCCACCGTCACCGCCGGGGAGGGGGCCCACAACATAATCCCCGAGCAAGCCGAACTCCGGGGCACCTTGCGCACCTTCGACGCATCGCTGCGCCAGCACCTGATGCGCCGCATCGAAGAGCTCTCGAGCGGGCTGGCTTCGGCCATGGGCGGCAGCGCCGAGATCGCCTGGCGACCGGGCTCCCCGGCGGTGGTCAACGACCCGGCCATGACCGAGCGCTTCCGTGCCATCGCGCGCGAGCGGGTGGGGGATAGGCTCATCGAGATCCCCCCCATGATGGGCGGCGACGACATGGCCGAGTTCCTGCTGCGCGCGCCCGGCGTGTACTTCTGGGTGGGTGCTGGCGACCCCGCCAGCGGCAAGGACAAGCCCCACCACCACCCCGCCTTCGACATCGACGACGAGCGGGCCCTGCCCCTGGCCGCCGAGCTGCTCGCCCGCACCGCTTTGGACTTCCTGCGGGGGTAA
- a CDS encoding long-chain-fatty-acid--CoA ligase, translating to MAKPWLAHYDPGVPEHITYPETPLWHLLEQSAQKYPNNVALEFMGYTLKYEQLWESVRHFGQALRSLGMQEGERVAIMLPNSPQFVIAFYGTLAAGGICVNVNPLYTPRELKHQLNDSGAETLVILDLLWPRYAEIAGEVGVKRVITTGLQDYLPFPKNLLFPIKARREKRWVKLPPDPKRHSFKALLKSNPPLEHPHNSKPDDVALLQYTGGTTGLAKGAMLSHRNLVANTYQAIAWYPVKELEGKGVMLGAIPFFHVYGMTVAMNYGIAEGYKIVLLPRPEVGPCVEAIEKHSVTHFPGVPTLYVGFNNFPGIERRKVGTVKVCISGSAALPIEVAKRFEELTGGKLVEGYGLTEASPCTHCNPVMGKRKMGSIGLPMSGVEAKIVGPDLQELPPGEVGELAVRGPNVMLGYWNRPEETAKAIVIDWLLTGDIARMDEEGYFYIVDRKKDMIIAGGYNIYPREVEEVLYAHPAVQEAAVIGVPDAYRGETVAAYVVLKPGQSVTQEELDRYCRANLAAYKVPRIYEFRESLPKSMVGKVLKRELREQIAQEKVSS from the coding sequence ATGGCGAAACCCTGGCTGGCACATTACGACCCCGGCGTACCAGAGCACATCACCTATCCCGAGACCCCCTTGTGGCACTTGCTCGAGCAAAGCGCCCAGAAGTACCCGAACAACGTAGCCCTGGAGTTCATGGGCTACACCCTCAAGTACGAGCAGCTTTGGGAGTCGGTCCGGCACTTCGGCCAGGCGCTGCGCTCGCTGGGCATGCAAGAAGGCGAACGGGTGGCGATCATGCTGCCCAACTCCCCGCAGTTCGTGATCGCCTTCTACGGTACCCTGGCGGCAGGCGGCATCTGCGTCAACGTCAACCCGCTGTACACCCCCCGCGAGCTCAAGCACCAGCTCAACGACTCCGGCGCCGAAACCCTGGTCATCCTGGACCTGCTGTGGCCGCGCTACGCCGAGATCGCCGGGGAGGTGGGAGTCAAGCGGGTGATCACCACCGGCCTTCAAGACTACCTGCCCTTCCCCAAGAACCTGCTCTTCCCCATCAAGGCCCGCCGCGAGAAGCGCTGGGTCAAGCTGCCCCCCGATCCCAAACGGCACAGCTTCAAGGCCCTGCTCAAGAGCAACCCGCCCCTCGAGCACCCCCACAACTCCAAACCAGATGACGTGGCGCTGCTGCAGTACACAGGGGGCACCACCGGGCTGGCCAAGGGTGCCATGCTCTCGCACCGCAACCTCGTCGCCAATACCTACCAAGCCATCGCCTGGTATCCGGTCAAGGAGCTCGAGGGCAAAGGCGTGATGCTCGGAGCCATCCCCTTCTTCCACGTCTACGGCATGACCGTGGCCATGAACTACGGCATCGCCGAGGGCTACAAGATCGTGCTGCTGCCCCGTCCCGAAGTGGGGCCCTGCGTGGAGGCCATCGAGAAGCACAGCGTGACCCACTTCCCCGGCGTGCCCACCCTCTACGTGGGCTTCAACAACTTCCCCGGCATCGAGCGTCGCAAGGTGGGCACGGTCAAGGTCTGCATCTCGGGCTCGGCGGCGCTGCCCATCGAGGTCGCTAAGCGCTTCGAAGAGCTCACTGGGGGCAAGTTGGTCGAGGGCTACGGCCTCACCGAAGCCTCCCCCTGCACCCACTGCAACCCGGTGATGGGCAAGCGCAAGATGGGGAGCATCGGCCTGCCCATGAGCGGCGTAGAGGCCAAGATCGTCGGCCCCGACTTGCAGGAATTGCCCCCCGGCGAGGTTGGCGAGCTCGCCGTCCGTGGCCCCAACGTGATGCTGGGCTACTGGAACCGCCCCGAGGAAACCGCCAAGGCCATCGTGATCGACTGGCTCCTCACCGGCGATATCGCCCGCATGGACGAGGAGGGGTACTTCTACATCGTCGATCGCAAGAAGGACATGATCATCGCGGGCGGTTACAACATCTACCCCCGCGAGGTCGAGGAAGTGCTCTACGCCCATCCCGCCGTGCAGGAAGCCGCCGTGATCGGCGTGCCCGACGCTTATCGGGGCGAAACGGTGGCGGCCTACGTGGTGCTCAAACCCGGTCAGAGCGTGACCCAGGAGGAGCTCGACCGCTACTGCCGAGCCAACCTGGCCGCTTACAAGGTCCCCCGCATCTACGAGTTCCGCGAGAGCCTGCCCAAGAGCATGGTGGGCAAGGTGCTCAAGCGCGAGTTGCGCGAGCAGATAGCCCAGGAGAAGGTCTCGAGCTGA
- the prmC gene encoding peptide chain release factor N(5)-glutamine methyltransferase gives MTVRALLNELGNRLEGAHKPSQEAYWLLAKALRTSSQGLLLRLGEEVAPEAEIRARSWLERRLEGYPLQLLLGDVEFCGLSLEVREGVLIPRPETEELVEIGLGLLTPHHRPKVLDVGTGTGAIALAIKHARPDAEVWATDIDPAAVELARANASRLELELRVLEAPFTAGLAGFELVISNPPYLPEAYRQEAPPELAFERDTALYSGPDGLSMPRGLLSQAQKALKPGGWLALELSPDNAPTLAEEAISQGWQGVRVRADLRGRYRFLVAQSPTRSSP, from the coding sequence GTGACAGTCCGCGCCCTGCTCAACGAATTGGGAAACCGCCTCGAGGGCGCTCACAAACCCAGCCAGGAAGCCTACTGGCTGCTGGCCAAGGCCCTTAGGACCAGTTCCCAGGGGCTTTTGCTGCGCCTGGGCGAGGAGGTCGCGCCTGAAGCTGAAATCAGAGCGCGAAGCTGGCTCGAGCGGCGCCTGGAAGGCTATCCCCTCCAGCTTTTGCTGGGCGACGTGGAGTTCTGCGGGCTGAGCCTCGAGGTGCGCGAAGGGGTGCTCATCCCCCGGCCCGAGACCGAGGAACTGGTGGAGATCGGGTTGGGGCTACTCACCCCACACCACAGGCCCAAGGTCCTCGACGTGGGCACCGGCACGGGGGCCATCGCCCTGGCCATCAAGCACGCCCGGCCCGACGCCGAAGTGTGGGCTACCGACATCGACCCAGCGGCGGTGGAGCTGGCCCGGGCAAACGCGAGCAGACTCGAGTTGGAGCTGCGGGTGCTCGAAGCGCCCTTCACCGCCGGGCTCGCCGGTTTCGAGCTGGTGATCTCCAACCCGCCCTACCTGCCGGAAGCCTACCGCCAGGAGGCCCCGCCCGAGCTGGCTTTCGAGCGCGACACGGCGCTGTACTCGGGCCCCGACGGGCTCAGCATGCCCCGGGGGCTGTTGTCGCAGGCACAAAAAGCGCTGAAGCCCGGCGGCTGGCTGGCACTCGAGCTCTCCCCCGACAATGCGCCAACCCTGGCCGAGGAGGCGATAAGCCAGGGTTGGCAAGGGGTTCGGGTCAGGGCCGACTTGAGGGGGAGGTATCGCTTCTTGGTAGCCCAAAGCCCTACGCGAAGCTCGCCGTGA
- a CDS encoding PEGA domain-containing protein, with translation MRLRLIPFAFLAFLLAGCFPVVVEVPPSPEVTTLEVRTSSAQAIVFVDGREVGRVGPDRMLVLPRIQPGTHEVVVLAPGHEVFIQTIHIAPGQRLLINATLRRLSP, from the coding sequence ATGAGGCTGCGTTTGATTCCGTTCGCCTTTTTGGCCTTTCTGCTGGCCGGGTGCTTCCCGGTCGTCGTGGAAGTTCCCCCATCACCTGAGGTGACTACCCTCGAGGTCCGCACCTCTTCGGCGCAGGCCATTGTGTTCGTAGACGGGCGTGAGGTCGGGCGGGTGGGTCCAGACCGGATGCTCGTCCTCCCCCGCATCCAGCCGGGCACCCACGAGGTGGTGGTGCTGGCCCCCGGCCACGAGGTCTTCATTCAGACCATCCACATCGCCCCGGGTCAGCGCCTGCTGATCAACGCGACCCTGCGGCGCCTGTCCCCGTAA
- a CDS encoding inositol monophosphatase family protein — protein sequence MDLRPFLDTALSAAFVARGIHQLYQDKGFTQSTKSTPTDVVTQADKEAEAAIRALIEQRHPGHVVLGEEGGQQGEGEYRWIVDPLDGTVNYAHGFPFYCVSIGLEVRGEVVVGVVLDTARGELFTATKGGGAFHNGRPIRVSQSPKLLGSLVATGFPYDVAHDRENLTYLERVLFKGITVRRPGAAALDLAYVACGRLDGFWEVKLNPWDVAAGRLLIEEAGGMVTGIHGEPYHLGNRYLVASNARIHQELLDTIHGRV from the coding sequence ATGGACCTGCGACCCTTCCTGGATACCGCCCTCTCTGCGGCCTTCGTGGCTCGAGGCATCCACCAGCTTTACCAGGACAAAGGCTTCACCCAGAGCACCAAGTCCACGCCCACCGACGTGGTGACTCAAGCCGACAAGGAGGCCGAAGCCGCCATTCGCGCCCTCATCGAGCAGCGGCATCCCGGCCACGTGGTGCTGGGCGAGGAAGGGGGCCAACAGGGAGAGGGGGAGTACCGCTGGATCGTGGACCCGCTAGACGGCACCGTCAACTACGCCCATGGCTTCCCCTTCTACTGCGTGAGCATCGGCCTCGAGGTGCGCGGGGAGGTGGTAGTGGGGGTGGTACTGGACACCGCCAGGGGTGAGCTCTTCACCGCAACCAAGGGTGGAGGGGCCTTCCACAACGGGCGGCCCATCCGGGTCTCGCAGTCGCCGAAGCTGCTGGGCAGCCTGGTCGCCACCGGCTTCCCCTACGATGTGGCCCACGACCGCGAGAACCTGACCTACCTCGAGCGCGTGCTCTTCAAGGGCATCACCGTGCGCCGCCCCGGCGCCGCCGCCCTCGACTTGGCCTACGTCGCCTGTGGCCGGCTCGACGGCTTCTGGGAGGTCAAACTCAACCCCTGGGACGTGGCGGCGGGCCGGCTGCTGATCGAGGAGGCAGGCGGCATGGTGACGGGCATTCACGGCGAGCCCTACCACCTGGGCAACCGCTACCTCGTAGCCTCCAACGCCCGCATCCACCAGGAGCTGCTGGATACGATTCACGGCAGGGTCTGA